Proteins encoded within one genomic window of Hevea brasiliensis isolate MT/VB/25A 57/8 chromosome 8, ASM3005281v1, whole genome shotgun sequence:
- the LOC110645554 gene encoding protein MID1-COMPLEMENTING ACTIVITY 1 isoform X1, with product MASISQVSGLDALGLANMIISAARNATTHRRNCEQLAEHVKLISNLLEKLKSTDLMNLPATKEPLEAMEEALRKALDLVESCKDKSYLYMLAMGWNVVYQFRQVQAEIDRYLKIVPLISLVHEFRMQNIKEGLQAIEEDHREYTLEEEDLEAQNVILKPDRTNKDANVLEKSLSRRYPNLEFYEALQEEKEKLHIELQKSRTINDPNQCRVIEHLIEVTENVVNAIPQKKVTKLIVNEPTYMVSGFITNAKSSYEDLKPDDKTQSEWQVDLFDCCEEPCLSLKTCIYPCGTFSRIANVVSKGEISRERAVNDLMAYAIFCGCCCYTCCIRRKIRQIFNIEGGLFDDFLTHLMCCCCAMVQEWRELEVRRFEGLSNKLRFPNIIGYLCLEFSANNALDFSYNPIYNLSFNANRISLINPFLCRLPRKKDDSSPLPIHETVNHDPFSLKPLHLCFDGSIKGLNLEVVLVKKILSEYHSRPECRLVPFICADGDTA from the exons ATGGCAAGCATTTCACAAGTGTCAGGACTAGATGCTCTAGGCCTAGCGAACATGATCATATCAGCAGCGAGAAACGCCACCACACACCGGAGAAACTGCGAGCAGCTCGCTGAGCACGTAAAGCTTATAAGTAACTTGCTAGAGAAGTTAAAATCGACTGACTTGATGAACCTGCCAGCTACAAAAGAACCTTTGGAGGCCATGGAAGAGGCTTTAAGAAAAGCACTTGATTTGGTGGAAAGCTGCAAAGATAAGAGTTATCTTTACATGCTTGCTATGGGGTGGAATGTGGTTTATCAATTCAGGCAAGTTCAGGCTGAGATCGATCGGTATCTCAAGATTGTGCCTTTGATTTCTCTTGTTCATGAGTTCAGGATGCAG AATATAAAGGAAGGCCTGCAGGCCATTGAAGAGGATCACAGAGAATACACTCTGGAAGAAGAGGATTTAGAGGCTCAGAATGTGATACTGAAACCTGACAGGACAAACAAAGACGCCAACGTATTGGAGAAGTCACTGTCTCGGCGATATCCTAACCTGGAATTCTATGAGGCTCTccaagaagagaaagagaagctGCATATTGAGCTGCAAAAATCAAGAACAATCAATGATCCGAATCAATGTCGCGTAATTGAACATCTCATTGAGGTCACAGAAAATGTTGTCAATGCAATTCCTCAGAAGAAAGTCACTAAACTTATTGTCAATGAACCAACTTACATGGTATCCGG GTTCATAACCAATGCAAAATCCAGCTATGAAGACCTGAAGCCTGATGATAAGACACAATCTGAGTGGCAGGTTGACCTTTTTGATTGTTGTGAGGAGCCTTGTTTGA GCTTGAAGACCTGCATCTATCCATGTGGCACATTTTCAAGGATAGCCAATGTTGTGTCGAAAGGGGAAATAT CTCGTGAGCGTGCAGTGAATGATCTAATGGCGTATGCCATCTTCTGTGGATGCTGCTGTTACACCtgctgcataaggagaaaaattagGCAAATTTTTAATATAGAG GGAGGTTTGTTTGATGACTTCTTAACTCATCTTATGTGTTGCTGTTGTGCTATGGTTCAAGAGTGGAGAGAGCTTGAAGTCAGGCGCTTTGAAGGTTTGAGCAACAAACTTCGATTTCCTAACATTATTGGCTATTTGTGTTTAGAGTTTTCAGCTAATAATGCACTAGATTTCTCATATAATCCCATTTATAATCTGAGTTTTAATGCCAATAGAATCTCTCTGATAAATCCCTTTCTGTGCAGGCTGCCAAGGAAGAAAGATGATTCCTCCCCCTTACCAATACATGAAACCGTGAACCACGATCCCTTCTCTCTTAAACCTCTTCATCTATGTTTTGATGGTTCCATCAAGGGTTTGAATCTTGAAGTCGTCCTTGTTAAGAAAATTTTATCTGAATACCACTCCCGACCTGAATGTAGATTAGTCCCATTCATATGTGCGGATGGGGATACTGCGTAg
- the LOC110645554 gene encoding protein MID1-COMPLEMENTING ACTIVITY 1 isoform X2, with translation MASISQVSGLDALGLANMIISAARNATTHRRNCEQLAEHVKLISNLLEKLKSTDLMNLPATKEPLEAMEEALRKALDLVESCKDKSYLYMLAMGWNVVYQFRQVQAEIDRYLKIVPLISLVHEFRMQNIKEGLQAIEEDHREYTLEEEDLEAQNVILKPDRTNKDANVLEKSLSRRYPNLEFYEALQEEKEKLHIELQKSRTINDPNQCRVIEHLIEVTENVVNAIPQKKVTKLIVNEPTYMVSGFITNAKSSYEDLKPDDKTQSEWQVDLFDCCEEPCLSLKTCIYPCGTFSRIANVVSKGEISRERAVNDLMAYAIFCGCCCYTCCIRRKIRQIFNIEGGLFDDFLTHLMCCCCAMVQEWRELEVRRFEGCQGRKMIPPPYQYMKP, from the exons ATGGCAAGCATTTCACAAGTGTCAGGACTAGATGCTCTAGGCCTAGCGAACATGATCATATCAGCAGCGAGAAACGCCACCACACACCGGAGAAACTGCGAGCAGCTCGCTGAGCACGTAAAGCTTATAAGTAACTTGCTAGAGAAGTTAAAATCGACTGACTTGATGAACCTGCCAGCTACAAAAGAACCTTTGGAGGCCATGGAAGAGGCTTTAAGAAAAGCACTTGATTTGGTGGAAAGCTGCAAAGATAAGAGTTATCTTTACATGCTTGCTATGGGGTGGAATGTGGTTTATCAATTCAGGCAAGTTCAGGCTGAGATCGATCGGTATCTCAAGATTGTGCCTTTGATTTCTCTTGTTCATGAGTTCAGGATGCAG AATATAAAGGAAGGCCTGCAGGCCATTGAAGAGGATCACAGAGAATACACTCTGGAAGAAGAGGATTTAGAGGCTCAGAATGTGATACTGAAACCTGACAGGACAAACAAAGACGCCAACGTATTGGAGAAGTCACTGTCTCGGCGATATCCTAACCTGGAATTCTATGAGGCTCTccaagaagagaaagagaagctGCATATTGAGCTGCAAAAATCAAGAACAATCAATGATCCGAATCAATGTCGCGTAATTGAACATCTCATTGAGGTCACAGAAAATGTTGTCAATGCAATTCCTCAGAAGAAAGTCACTAAACTTATTGTCAATGAACCAACTTACATGGTATCCGG GTTCATAACCAATGCAAAATCCAGCTATGAAGACCTGAAGCCTGATGATAAGACACAATCTGAGTGGCAGGTTGACCTTTTTGATTGTTGTGAGGAGCCTTGTTTGA GCTTGAAGACCTGCATCTATCCATGTGGCACATTTTCAAGGATAGCCAATGTTGTGTCGAAAGGGGAAATAT CTCGTGAGCGTGCAGTGAATGATCTAATGGCGTATGCCATCTTCTGTGGATGCTGCTGTTACACCtgctgcataaggagaaaaattagGCAAATTTTTAATATAGAG GGAGGTTTGTTTGATGACTTCTTAACTCATCTTATGTGTTGCTGTTGTGCTATGGTTCAAGAGTGGAGAGAGCTTGAAGTCAGGCGCTTTGAAG GCTGCCAAGGAAGAAAGATGATTCCTCCCCCTTACCAATACATGAAACCGTGA
- the LOC110645553 gene encoding uncharacterized protein LOC110645553 isoform X2 produces the protein MKPSTAAISFVLFWFSILLHSIADQAFDDQAFDVRQHLSTVTRYGAVKDVGNSSSLQFIIHEGCTPIHLNLVARHGTRSPTKKRMRELNLLASHLEELIRDAKEKKLSLQKVPTWLQGWKSPWRGKLKGGELISKGEDELYDLGIRIRKRFPDLFKEEYHPDVYPIKATQVPRASASAVAFGVGLFSEKGSLGPGHHRAFAVSSESRASDIMLRFHDCCENYKAFRKSQEPAVDNLKEPILDEITAALVSRYELNFTRQDTSSLWFLCKQEASLLDITDQACGLFNPSEVALLEWTDDLEMFILKGYGKSINYRMGVPLLKDVVQSMEQAIKAQEEQLAPGSYEKARLRFAHAETLVPFTCLLGLFLEQSEFEKIQREQPLELPPRPPHSRNWWGSMVAPFAGNNLLVLHSCPANPSSKYFIQVLHNERPITMPGCNNSDFCPFEEFKDMIVGPRLKHDYNTICAKKLEQPEQKFETTKGSSSF, from the exons atgaagccctCCACGGCTGCCATCTCTTTTGTACTTTTCTGGTTTTCAATACTCTTGCATTCTATTGCCGATCAAGCCTTCGATGATCAAGCCTTCGATGTCCGTCAACACCTCTCCACCGTAACAAG ATATGGTGCTGTGAAAGATGTGGGTAATAGTTCCTCTTTACAGTTTATTATTCATGAGGGATGCACTCCTATCCACTTAAACCTTGTG GCAAGACATGGAACTCGGTCTCCAACCAAAAAACGAATGAGAGAGTTGAACCTGTTGGCATCTCATTTGGAAGAACTTATAAGAGATGCCAAGGAAAAGAAATTATCTTTGCAGAAAGTTCCGACCTGGTTACAGGGTTGGAAATCTCCTTGGAGAGGCAAATTAAAAGGTGGAGAATTGATTAGCAAAGGAGAAGATGAATTATATGATCTTGGAATCAGGATTAGGAAAAGATTTCCAGATTTGTTCAAGGAGGAATATCACCCTGATGTGTATCCTATAAAGGCTACCCAG GTTCCTCGAGCATCAGCTAGTGCCGTGGCATTTGGCGTGGGGCTGTTTAGTGAGAAGGGAAGCCTTGGACCAGGGCATCATCGAGCTTTTGCAGTCAGCAGTGAAAGCCGTGCAAGTGATATAATGCTTAGGTTTCATGATTGTTGTGAAAATTACAAG GCTTTTAGGAAAAGCCAAGAGCCAGCTGTTGATAACCTTAAGGAACCTATTTTAGATGAAATTACAGCTGCATTAGTGAGCCGTTATGAGCTTAATTTTACAAGACAAGACACTTCTTCTCTATGGTTTCTCTGTAAACAG GAAGCATCCTTGTTGGATATAACAGATCAAGCGTGTGGTCTATTCAATCCTTCTGAG GTGGCTTTGCTGGAATGGACAGATGACTTGGAGATGTTTATATTGAAGGGTTATGGTAAATCAATAAACTATCGAATGGGAGTGCCATTGCTTAAAGATGTTGTTCAGTCCATGGAGCAAGCTATTAAGGCACAAGAAG AACAACTTGCTCCTGGAAGTTACGAGAAGGCAAGACTACGGTTTGCACATGCAGAGACGCTGGTTCCTTTCACATGTCTACTTGGTCTTTTTCTTGAACAATCAG AATTTGAAAAAATACAGAGAGAACAACCTTTGGAACTTCCTCCAAGGCCTCCCCACAGTAGAAATTGGTGGGGCAGCATGGTAGCACCTTTTGCTGGCAACAACTTACTGGTCCTTCACAGTTGTCCAGCAAATCCTTCAAGCAAGTACTTCATCCAAGTACTCCACAATGAACGTCCCATTACAATGCCA GGTTGCAATAATTCTGATTTCTGTCCATTTGAAGAGTTTAAG gACATGATAGTTGGTCCTCGTTTAAAGCATGACTATAATACAATCTGCGCTAAGAAACTGGAACAACCAGAGCAGAAGTTTGAAACTA CCAAGGGCAGCTCTTCCTTTTAG
- the LOC110645553 gene encoding uncharacterized protein LOC110645553 isoform X3, which produces MRELNLLASHLEELIRDAKEKKLSLQKVPTWLQGWKSPWRGKLKGGELISKGEDELYDLGIRIRKRFPDLFKEEYHPDVYPIKATQVPRASASAVAFGVGLFSEKGSLGPGHHRAFAVSSESRASDIMLRFHDCCENYKAFRKSQEPAVDNLKEPILDEITAALVSRYELNFTRQDTSSLWFLCKQEASLLDITDQACGLFNPSEVALLEWTDDLEMFILKGYGKSINYRMGVPLLKDVVQSMEQAIKAQEEQLAPGSYEKARLRFAHAETLVPFTCLLGLFLEQSEFEKIQREQPLELPPRPPHSRNWWGSMVAPFAGNNLLVLHSCPANPSSKYFIQVLHNERPITMPGCNNSDFCPFEEFKDMIVGPRLKHDYNTICAKKLEQPEQKFETTKGSSSF; this is translated from the exons ATGAGAGAGTTGAACCTGTTGGCATCTCATTTGGAAGAACTTATAAGAGATGCCAAGGAAAAGAAATTATCTTTGCAGAAAGTTCCGACCTGGTTACAGGGTTGGAAATCTCCTTGGAGAGGCAAATTAAAAGGTGGAGAATTGATTAGCAAAGGAGAAGATGAATTATATGATCTTGGAATCAGGATTAGGAAAAGATTTCCAGATTTGTTCAAGGAGGAATATCACCCTGATGTGTATCCTATAAAGGCTACCCAG GTTCCTCGAGCATCAGCTAGTGCCGTGGCATTTGGCGTGGGGCTGTTTAGTGAGAAGGGAAGCCTTGGACCAGGGCATCATCGAGCTTTTGCAGTCAGCAGTGAAAGCCGTGCAAGTGATATAATGCTTAGGTTTCATGATTGTTGTGAAAATTACAAG GCTTTTAGGAAAAGCCAAGAGCCAGCTGTTGATAACCTTAAGGAACCTATTTTAGATGAAATTACAGCTGCATTAGTGAGCCGTTATGAGCTTAATTTTACAAGACAAGACACTTCTTCTCTATGGTTTCTCTGTAAACAG GAAGCATCCTTGTTGGATATAACAGATCAAGCGTGTGGTCTATTCAATCCTTCTGAG GTGGCTTTGCTGGAATGGACAGATGACTTGGAGATGTTTATATTGAAGGGTTATGGTAAATCAATAAACTATCGAATGGGAGTGCCATTGCTTAAAGATGTTGTTCAGTCCATGGAGCAAGCTATTAAGGCACAAGAAG AACAACTTGCTCCTGGAAGTTACGAGAAGGCAAGACTACGGTTTGCACATGCAGAGACGCTGGTTCCTTTCACATGTCTACTTGGTCTTTTTCTTGAACAATCAG AATTTGAAAAAATACAGAGAGAACAACCTTTGGAACTTCCTCCAAGGCCTCCCCACAGTAGAAATTGGTGGGGCAGCATGGTAGCACCTTTTGCTGGCAACAACTTACTGGTCCTTCACAGTTGTCCAGCAAATCCTTCAAGCAAGTACTTCATCCAAGTACTCCACAATGAACGTCCCATTACAATGCCA GGTTGCAATAATTCTGATTTCTGTCCATTTGAAGAGTTTAAG gACATGATAGTTGGTCCTCGTTTAAAGCATGACTATAATACAATCTGCGCTAAGAAACTGGAACAACCAGAGCAGAAGTTTGAAACTA CCAAGGGCAGCTCTTCCTTTTAG
- the LOC110645553 gene encoding uncharacterized protein LOC110645553 isoform X1: MKPSTAAISFVLFWFSILLHSIADQAFDDQAFDVRQHLSTVTRYGAVKDVGNSSSLQFIIHEGCTPIHLNLVARHGTRSPTKKRMRELNLLASHLEELIRDAKEKKLSLQKVPTWLQGWKSPWRGKLKGGELISKGEDELYDLGIRIRKRFPDLFKEEYHPDVYPIKATQVPRASASAVAFGVGLFSEKGSLGPGHHRAFAVSSESRASDIMLRFHDCCENYKAFRKSQEPAVDNLKEPILDEITAALVSRYELNFTRQDTSSLWFLCKQEASLLDITDQACGLFNPSEVALLEWTDDLEMFILKGYGKSINYRMGVPLLKDVVQSMEQAIKAQEEQLAPGSYEKARLRFAHAETLVPFTCLLGLFLEQSEFEKIQREQPLELPPRPPHSRNWWGSMVAPFAGNNLLVLHSCPANPSSKYFIQVLHNERPITMPGCNNSDFCPFEEFKDMIVGPRLKHDYNTICAKKLEQPEQKFETSKLLLLFHRLFSLGRDETQSTKADL; this comes from the exons atgaagccctCCACGGCTGCCATCTCTTTTGTACTTTTCTGGTTTTCAATACTCTTGCATTCTATTGCCGATCAAGCCTTCGATGATCAAGCCTTCGATGTCCGTCAACACCTCTCCACCGTAACAAG ATATGGTGCTGTGAAAGATGTGGGTAATAGTTCCTCTTTACAGTTTATTATTCATGAGGGATGCACTCCTATCCACTTAAACCTTGTG GCAAGACATGGAACTCGGTCTCCAACCAAAAAACGAATGAGAGAGTTGAACCTGTTGGCATCTCATTTGGAAGAACTTATAAGAGATGCCAAGGAAAAGAAATTATCTTTGCAGAAAGTTCCGACCTGGTTACAGGGTTGGAAATCTCCTTGGAGAGGCAAATTAAAAGGTGGAGAATTGATTAGCAAAGGAGAAGATGAATTATATGATCTTGGAATCAGGATTAGGAAAAGATTTCCAGATTTGTTCAAGGAGGAATATCACCCTGATGTGTATCCTATAAAGGCTACCCAG GTTCCTCGAGCATCAGCTAGTGCCGTGGCATTTGGCGTGGGGCTGTTTAGTGAGAAGGGAAGCCTTGGACCAGGGCATCATCGAGCTTTTGCAGTCAGCAGTGAAAGCCGTGCAAGTGATATAATGCTTAGGTTTCATGATTGTTGTGAAAATTACAAG GCTTTTAGGAAAAGCCAAGAGCCAGCTGTTGATAACCTTAAGGAACCTATTTTAGATGAAATTACAGCTGCATTAGTGAGCCGTTATGAGCTTAATTTTACAAGACAAGACACTTCTTCTCTATGGTTTCTCTGTAAACAG GAAGCATCCTTGTTGGATATAACAGATCAAGCGTGTGGTCTATTCAATCCTTCTGAG GTGGCTTTGCTGGAATGGACAGATGACTTGGAGATGTTTATATTGAAGGGTTATGGTAAATCAATAAACTATCGAATGGGAGTGCCATTGCTTAAAGATGTTGTTCAGTCCATGGAGCAAGCTATTAAGGCACAAGAAG AACAACTTGCTCCTGGAAGTTACGAGAAGGCAAGACTACGGTTTGCACATGCAGAGACGCTGGTTCCTTTCACATGTCTACTTGGTCTTTTTCTTGAACAATCAG AATTTGAAAAAATACAGAGAGAACAACCTTTGGAACTTCCTCCAAGGCCTCCCCACAGTAGAAATTGGTGGGGCAGCATGGTAGCACCTTTTGCTGGCAACAACTTACTGGTCCTTCACAGTTGTCCAGCAAATCCTTCAAGCAAGTACTTCATCCAAGTACTCCACAATGAACGTCCCATTACAATGCCA GGTTGCAATAATTCTGATTTCTGTCCATTTGAAGAGTTTAAG gACATGATAGTTGGTCCTCGTTTAAAGCATGACTATAATACAATCTGCGCTAAGAAACTGGAACAACCAGAGCAGAAGTTTGAAACTAGTAAGTTATTGCTACTGTTTCACCGGCTCTTCTCATTGGGGAGAGATGAGACACAGTCTACCAAAGCTGATTTATAG